The following coding sequences are from one Prosthecobacter vanneervenii window:
- a CDS encoding REP-associated tyrosine transposase, whose amino-acid sequence MHPDADPKLAWPHAPLHRLGTHGIYFVTAATYLKEHHFRSPDRLTVLHRGLLKVCADSGWRLEAWAVFSNHYHFVAESPPTAENLPDLLGSLHEKTAKWVNKLDNTPGRKVWHNYRETLLTFERSYIARLNYTHQNAVKHGLVSKASDYPWCSAAWFERHTSKPMIESIYRFKTQRIQVPDGYEVHTDW is encoded by the coding sequence ATGCACCCCGATGCCGACCCCAAGCTCGCATGGCCCCATGCGCCGCTTCATCGGCTCGGCACCCACGGCATCTACTTCGTCACCGCCGCCACCTATCTAAAGGAGCACCACTTCCGCAGCCCTGACCGCCTCACCGTCCTCCATCGCGGCCTTCTCAAAGTCTGCGCCGACTCTGGCTGGCGCCTCGAAGCCTGGGCCGTCTTCTCCAATCACTATCACTTCGTAGCTGAATCACCACCCACGGCAGAAAACCTGCCTGATCTGCTGGGTTCACTCCACGAGAAAACCGCCAAATGGGTCAACAAGCTCGACAACACACCCGGCAGAAAAGTCTGGCACAACTACCGCGAAACCCTGCTCACCTTTGAGCGCTCCTATATCGCACGGCTGAACTATACCCATCAAAACGCCGTGAAGCATGGCCTCGTCTCCAAAGCCTCAGACTACCCCTGGTGCTCCGCCGCCTGGTTTGAGCGCCACACCAGCAAGCCCATGATAGAGTCCATCTACCGCTTTAAAACCCAGCGTATCCAAGTCCCCGACGGCTACGAAGTCCACACAGACTGGTGA
- a CDS encoding acyl carrier protein phosphodiesterase — MNWLAHLYLSEPEVEFRVGNLLPDWVGPWELTGLPEGFQRGIARHRAIDAFTDAHPLVRRSVRRFEKPFRRYGAVLTDVFYDHFLAAGWSAHSAEPLGEFVGEFYASVETVRTSVPEQAWEVLEHMRRADWLGSYATLAGIETTLRRMSRRLRFPFELAAAVEVLEARYEEFRVDFEGFFPEVKAEMATRETVNGTQP; from the coding sequence ATGAACTGGCTGGCCCATCTTTACTTGTCGGAGCCGGAGGTGGAGTTTCGGGTGGGGAATTTGCTGCCGGACTGGGTGGGACCGTGGGAATTGACCGGGCTGCCGGAGGGGTTTCAGAGGGGGATTGCGAGGCATCGGGCGATTGATGCGTTTACGGATGCGCATCCGCTGGTGAGGCGGAGTGTGCGGCGGTTTGAGAAGCCGTTCCGGCGCTACGGGGCGGTGCTCACAGATGTGTTTTATGATCACTTTCTGGCAGCAGGATGGAGTGCGCACAGTGCGGAGCCGCTGGGGGAATTTGTGGGTGAGTTTTATGCGTCGGTGGAGACGGTGCGGACGAGTGTGCCTGAGCAGGCATGGGAGGTGCTGGAGCACATGCGGCGGGCGGACTGGCTGGGGTCTTATGCGACTCTGGCAGGGATTGAGACGACGTTGAGAAGGATGTCGAGGAGGCTGCGGTTTCCGTTTGAGCTGGCAGCAGCGGTAGAGGTGCTGGAGGCGCGGTATGAGGAGTTTCGAGTGGACTTTGAGGGGTTCTTTCCGGAGGTGAAGGCGGAGATGGCGACGCGTGAGACTGTCAATGGGACGCAGCCTTGA
- a CDS encoding Gfo/Idh/MocA family protein, with the protein MTPLHHLRAGIIGTGFIGPVHIEALKRLGVTVNGICGSTKSARQVGNQWGIPEIYGDYDHEAMYASPNIDVVHITSPNKVHVEQCLQALEMGKHVICEKPLGMTTKDTQLVVDAVRKGGKKGPVFAVNYMCRFFPAILQMRAMVARGDLGKIIHVQGHFFQDWLLHETDYNWRILASEGGKLRAVGDVGTHWIDAVSFVLGAKAQSVFAHVETFYKTRKRPKGEVKTFAKVDPKKMVDYKVDTEDFGSVLLKFGKAKHGFADGVHANASISQVAAGWKCSLSFGIYGTKGSVRWDLQQPNEITLGRRDEPNQILQRGTPGFLEDVANYTDYPPGHAEGFSDAHKMHYRAVYEHIASGKQTPVLFATAEDGHHEIKLCEAMLESTEKGAWVRV; encoded by the coding sequence ATGACTCCCCTACACCATCTCCGCGCAGGCATCATCGGCACCGGCTTTATCGGGCCTGTTCATATTGAGGCACTTAAACGACTGGGCGTGACCGTGAACGGGATCTGCGGCTCGACGAAGAGCGCGCGGCAGGTGGGGAACCAGTGGGGCATCCCGGAGATCTACGGCGACTATGACCACGAGGCGATGTATGCCAGCCCGAACATCGACGTGGTGCATATTACCTCTCCCAACAAGGTGCATGTGGAGCAGTGCCTGCAGGCGCTGGAGATGGGCAAGCACGTGATCTGCGAAAAGCCGCTGGGCATGACCACCAAGGACACCCAGCTTGTAGTGGATGCCGTGCGCAAGGGCGGGAAGAAGGGGCCGGTCTTTGCCGTGAACTACATGTGCCGCTTTTTCCCCGCCATCCTCCAGATGCGCGCCATGGTGGCTCGCGGCGACTTGGGAAAAATCATTCACGTTCAAGGCCACTTTTTCCAGGACTGGCTGCTGCATGAAACGGACTACAACTGGCGCATCCTGGCCAGCGAAGGCGGAAAACTGCGCGCCGTGGGAGATGTAGGCACGCACTGGATCGATGCGGTAAGTTTTGTCCTTGGCGCGAAGGCGCAGAGTGTGTTTGCACATGTCGAAACCTTCTACAAAACCCGCAAACGCCCGAAGGGCGAGGTGAAGACCTTCGCCAAAGTAGATCCGAAGAAGATGGTGGACTACAAGGTGGACACGGAAGATTTCGGCAGCGTGCTGCTCAAATTTGGCAAAGCGAAGCACGGCTTTGCAGACGGGGTGCATGCAAATGCGAGCATCTCGCAGGTGGCCGCCGGCTGGAAATGCAGCCTGAGCTTCGGCATCTACGGCACCAAGGGCAGCGTGCGCTGGGACCTGCAGCAGCCGAATGAGATCACGCTCGGCCGCCGCGATGAACCAAACCAGATCCTCCAACGCGGCACGCCCGGCTTCCTCGAAGACGTCGCCAACTACACCGACTATCCGCCAGGCCATGCCGAGGGCTTCAGCGATGCGCACAAAATGCACTACCGTGCCGTGTACGAACACATCGCGAGCGGAAAGCAGACGCCAGTGCTGTTTGCCACCGCCGAAGACGGCCACCACGAAATCAAGCTCTGCGAGGCCATGCTGGAGAGCACCGAGAAAGGTGCGTGGGTGAGGGTGTAG
- a CDS encoding serine/threonine-protein kinase codes for MSDASHAFSDTAAAALLDDGIAPLEAGDEKVGDELGPYRLLEKLGEGGFGIVWRAEQSHPVKREVAIKLLKRGMDSRQVLARFEQERRMLAAMEHPCITTILDAGMSPDGRPYFVMELLRGRPITAFCEEHHLALKDRIRLFREVCSGVQHAHQKGVIHRDLKPSNILVTEVDGRPMPKIIDFGIAKALASGDIQGMTFATQANFVLGTPQYMSPEQIEDVGSVDTRSDIYALGTVLYEMLTGSPPFAAITQQCQTRQDFWRIVREKQPPRPSTSLVTGAATRTVAAPAPGTTVERRMDVSQLPADLDWIALRALEKEPQRRYQSAAEFAADLQCFLDGAPVSAHPPSRRYIASRWIRRHRVAFAAACVSVLALVTGAGVAIWQARLARAAQASAESASLRSSETAAFLSSLLTEVAAEVRNGRNPEALRLALITSQKNIEDMRQSPDLQIELMGKVARLFDLIGDRRLSVGALQRHAELIAARLGADHPTAREAAYQHLLMMVDHGSRIEAVNLLKQQRAHIEAHEGKGTPAWFRIQSLLVRDWVKLRRGSEASAEAATAAAEARRQQLPGPELHAVLMSYAGALESAKKYALALQQIDECKTLARQRGDFEEYRWEFDVRTVEILVSSGDYARAIEVQSGAIERMRQQLPSDQVAHQILWLAEIENRARMHQQAIAHAEEILTRIRAHNQAIANDEARADTQREEMLKAFEIQTTAWRGLKQPANAIASAEEGLRIAQQGGNENTQCHAMQSLAAAHEFAGHLEDAWQLHRQIYEKHAAHNASYKNRLDDLRAMAQIRQRQGRLSDALAHARDAWQQTLAEPSSKLEPDYLEYMADFALKIWKAVKAKEPMAAEPEELGAWEAAAKVKG; via the coding sequence ATGTCCGACGCCTCCCATGCCTTTTCAGACACCGCCGCCGCAGCGCTGCTGGACGACGGCATTGCGCCGCTGGAGGCGGGAGATGAGAAGGTGGGAGATGAGCTCGGGCCCTACCGCCTTTTGGAAAAGCTAGGCGAAGGGGGCTTTGGCATCGTGTGGCGGGCGGAGCAGTCGCATCCTGTCAAACGGGAGGTCGCCATCAAGCTGCTCAAGCGCGGCATGGACTCGCGCCAGGTGCTCGCGCGCTTTGAGCAGGAGCGCCGCATGCTCGCGGCCATGGAGCACCCCTGCATCACGACGATTCTGGATGCAGGCATGTCTCCGGACGGCCGCCCCTACTTTGTCATGGAGCTGCTGCGCGGCAGGCCCATCACTGCTTTCTGCGAGGAGCATCATCTTGCGCTCAAAGACCGAATTCGGTTGTTTCGGGAGGTCTGCAGCGGTGTGCAGCATGCGCATCAGAAAGGCGTCATCCACCGGGATCTGAAGCCGTCCAACATCCTTGTCACAGAGGTCGATGGCCGCCCCATGCCCAAGATCATCGACTTCGGCATCGCCAAGGCCCTCGCCTCCGGAGACATCCAGGGCATGACGTTCGCCACGCAGGCAAACTTCGTCCTCGGCACGCCGCAGTACATGTCCCCGGAGCAGATCGAGGACGTCGGCAGCGTGGACACGCGGAGCGACATCTACGCGCTCGGCACCGTGCTGTATGAGATGCTCACCGGCAGCCCGCCCTTTGCCGCCATCACCCAGCAGTGCCAGACGCGGCAGGACTTCTGGCGCATCGTCCGCGAAAAGCAGCCGCCGCGCCCCTCCACCAGCCTCGTCACCGGGGCCGCCACCCGCACCGTCGCAGCCCCCGCCCCTGGCACCACCGTGGAAAGGCGCATGGATGTCTCCCAGCTCCCCGCCGACCTCGACTGGATCGCCCTGCGTGCTTTGGAAAAGGAACCCCAGCGCCGCTATCAAAGCGCCGCTGAGTTCGCGGCTGATCTGCAGTGCTTCCTTGATGGCGCGCCCGTCTCCGCGCATCCGCCCAGCAGGCGCTACATCGCCTCCCGCTGGATCCGCCGCCACAGGGTCGCTTTTGCAGCAGCGTGCGTCAGCGTGCTCGCTCTTGTCACTGGCGCAGGCGTCGCCATCTGGCAGGCACGGCTGGCCCGCGCCGCGCAGGCCAGCGCCGAGTCCGCCTCCCTGCGCAGCAGCGAGACCGCCGCCTTCCTCAGCTCCCTCCTCACCGAGGTGGCCGCCGAGGTCCGCAACGGCCGCAACCCCGAGGCCCTGCGGCTCGCCCTCATTACCAGCCAGAAAAACATCGAGGACATGCGCCAGTCCCCCGATCTGCAGATCGAGCTCATGGGCAAGGTGGCCCGCCTCTTCGATCTCATCGGCGACCGCCGCCTCTCGGTCGGCGCGCTGCAGCGCCATGCCGAGCTGATCGCCGCCCGCCTTGGCGCGGACCACCCCACCGCCCGCGAGGCCGCCTACCAGCACCTCCTCATGATGGTCGATCACGGCTCCCGCATCGAGGCGGTGAACCTCCTCAAGCAGCAGCGCGCCCACATCGAGGCCCACGAGGGAAAGGGCACGCCTGCCTGGTTTCGCATCCAGTCCCTTCTCGTGCGCGATTGGGTCAAGCTGCGCCGCGGCAGCGAAGCCTCCGCCGAGGCCGCCACGGCTGCCGCCGAGGCCCGCAGGCAGCAGCTCCCCGGCCCAGAGCTGCACGCGGTCCTCATGTCCTATGCCGGCGCGCTCGAGTCCGCCAAAAAATACGCTCTCGCCCTTCAGCAGATCGATGAGTGCAAGACCCTCGCCCGCCAGCGGGGAGACTTCGAGGAGTACCGCTGGGAGTTCGACGTCCGCACCGTCGAGATCCTCGTCAGCAGCGGCGACTACGCCCGTGCCATCGAGGTGCAGAGCGGTGCGATTGAGCGCATGCGCCAGCAGCTGCCCTCCGACCAGGTCGCCCACCAGATTCTGTGGCTCGCCGAGATCGAAAACCGCGCCCGCATGCACCAGCAGGCGATCGCCCATGCCGAGGAGATCCTCACTCGCATCCGGGCCCATAACCAGGCCATCGCCAACGACGAGGCCCGCGCCGATACCCAGCGCGAGGAAATGCTGAAGGCCTTCGAGATTCAGACGACGGCCTGGCGCGGTTTGAAGCAGCCCGCCAATGCCATCGCCTCGGCGGAGGAGGGCCTGCGCATCGCCCAGCAGGGGGGCAATGAAAACACGCAGTGCCACGCCATGCAGTCTCTTGCAGCTGCGCACGAGTTTGCCGGCCACCTGGAGGATGCCTGGCAGCTCCACCGCCAGATCTACGAGAAGCACGCTGCGCACAATGCCAGCTACAAGAACCGGCTGGATGACCTCCGCGCCATGGCCCAGATCCGCCAGCGCCAGGGCCGCCTCAGCGATGCCCTCGCCCACGCCCGGGATGCCTGGCAGCAGACGCTCGCCGAACCCTCCTCAAAGCTGGAGCCCGACTACCTCGAATACATGGCCGACTTCGCCCTCAAAATCTGGAAAGCCGTGAAGGCCAAGGAGCCCATGGCCGCCGAGCCGGAAGAGCTGGGGGCCTGGGAGGCGGCGGCGAAGGTGAAAGGGTAA